A region of the Actinomycetota bacterium genome:
TGTACGATCCGCCCAATTGAACATCGCTCTCGTGGTGGCCCACGCCGGGGATGGCACCCGGCGGAGGCCCCACCGGGGCCGGGGAGGACCCTCGGGCCTGGGAAGAGGGAAGCCGGTGAGATTCCGGCACGGTCGCGCCACTGTGACCGGGGAGCGAACCGAGACACGCCACTGGCGAGCCGCGCGAGTGCGGGGCGAGCCGGGAAGGTTCGGGGAGCGACGATCCGGGAGTCAGGAGACCTGCCTCGGGAGGCGGAGCACGCGTTCCTTCGCGTGAGAGGAGGCGCTCCATGAACAGGTGTGTCACCCGGCTCGCCGTTCCCCTGATCCTGGCCGCCGTGATGGCGGCGGGGTGCGCGAGCCGCTCCACCACGACGCCCGCCGCCTCGCCCCGATCGCCCGCGGCGTCGGCCACGTCGGCCACGGCGTCCACGTCGTCCCCGTCGTCGGTCGCACCCGCTTCGGCGTTCCCCGTCACCCTCACCGACGACGACGGCGTCTCGGTGACGCTGAAGGCCCCCCCGCAGCGGATCGTCACGTTCGCCCCGGCGAACACCGAGATCCTGTTCGCGCTCGGCCTGGGCGACCGGGTCGTCGGTGTGTCGGGCCGGTATGACAACTACCCGCCGGCGGCGCGGCAGATCGAGGAGGTCGGCGGCTCGACCGGGGTCGCGCCGAACATCGAGAAGGTGGTGTCCCTCCAGCCCGACCTGCTGCTCGCGACGTCGGGGGGCGAGGACTGGAAGCAGCGCCTCCGCCAGGTGGGGGTCACCGTGTTCAGCATCGACGCCACGAGCTTCGACGACGTGCTGCACGACATCCAGACCGTCGGGAAGCTGACGGGCGCGGAGCAGCCGGCCGCCGCGCTGGCCGCGAACATGGCCGCGGAGGCGGCGGAGATCAAGGCCCGCGTGGCCGCCGCCCCCGCGGTGAGCTGCTTCTACGAGGTCTACTACCAGCCGCCCGTGTACACGGTGGGCCCCGGCTCGTTCGTGTTCAGCCTGCTGAAGCTGGCCGGGTGCGACCCGGTGACGGCGAACCTGAACACGCAGTACCCCCAGATGTCCGTGGAGGCCATCGTGAGGGCCGACCCGGACGTGTACCTGGTGGACTCGCTGTCCGCGCCCTCGGTGGCGGCGGTGGCGAAGCGGCCGGGGTACGACGCGCTGTCCGCGGTGCGGGACCAGCGGGTGGTGTTCATCGACTCCGACCTGGTGACCCGCCCCGGCCCTCGGGTCGTGGACGGGCTGCGGGAGCTGGCCGACGCCCTCCACCCGAGCTCGGGCTGACGGGAGGACGAGCGTGGGCGGCCGGCGCTTCCGGGTCACTCTGGCCGTGCTGGCCGCCGCGCTCCTGGTGGCCGTGCTGCTGGGCGTGGGCCTGGGCGCGGTGTGGATCTCGCCCCTCACCACGCTCCGGCTGTTCGCCTGGAAGGTCCACCTGGCCGGCCGGCCCGACGTCTCGCGGGCCACCGAGGTGATCGTGTTCCAGCTGCGCCTGCCCCGGGTCCTGCTGGCCGTGGTGGTGGGCGCGGGCCTGGCCGTGGCCGGGACCGTGTTCCAGGGGCTGTTCCGAAACCCCATGGCCGACCCCGCCGTCATCGGGGTGTCCTCGGGCGCCGCGCTGGGGGCCACCGTGGTCATCGTGGCCGGCGGGACGGGAGCGCTGGGCGGCCTGGGGGTCCCGCTGGCGGCGTTCGCGGGGGCGGTGGCGACCGCCTTCCTGGTGTACCGGCTGGCCCGGATCGGGCCGGCCGTGCACGCCGCCACCCTGCTGCTGGCCGGGATCGCGGTGGCTGCCGTCGTCTCGGCCGGGATCTCGCTGGTGATGTCGTTCACCAGCCAGCAGATCCAGAACATCTACTTCTGGCTGCTGGGAGGCCTGGGAGGGCGGAGCTGGGGCCAGCTGGAAGCGGCGGGCGGTCTGGTGGCGGCCGGCGTCGTGGCTGCGTTCGCGCTGGCGCCGTCCCTGAACCTGTTCACGCTGGGCGAGGAGCGGGCCGCCCAGCTCGGCGTGGAGCTGGACCGGTTCAAGCGGCAGTCCATGGTCGTCGGTTCCCTGCTCGCGGCGGCCGCGGTCTCGGTGTCCGGCGTGATCGGGTTCGTCGGGCTGATGACCCCGCACCTATTGCGAACGGTGGTGGGCTCCGACCACCGCCGGCTGCTCCCCGCCGCCGTCCTGGGGGGCCCCACCCTGCTGATCCTGGCGGACCTGGCGGCCCGGACGGCGGTCGCGCCGGAGGAGCTGCCCGTGGGCGCTGTGACCGCCGTCCTGGGCGGGCCGTTCTTCCTGTACCTGCTGCGGCGAGAGCGCCGCACGGCCCCGGGAATGGTGCCCGCGTGAACCCTCGGCGGCCCGCGCCGGCGCTGGTGATGGAGGACGTCGTCGCCGGCTACGGCGAAGCTGAGGTGCTGCACGGCGTGAGCCTGGAGGTGGCGCCCGGCGAGGTGGTCGGGCTGCTCGGGCCGAACGGTTCCGGCAAGACCACGCTGCTGCGGGTGGCGTCCCGCGCCCTGCGGCCCCGGAGCGGCCGGGTCACCGTGGCCGGCCACGACCCCTACGCGCTCTCCGCTCGCCGGGCCGCCCAGCTCGTGGCGGTGGTGCCCCAGCAGGTCCTCCCGGCCTTCTCGTTCAGCGCGCTGGAGGTCGTCCTGATGGGCCGCTCCCCCCACCGGTCGGCGTGGCGGGCCGGCGCTCCGGAGGACTGGGCACTCGTTCGCCGGGCCATGGAATCCACCCGGGTCCAGCACCTGGCCGAGCGGCCCGTCGACGAGCTCTCCGGCGGCGAGCGGCAGCTGGTGATCCTGGCCCAGGCCCTGGCCCAGGACGCCCCCGTGCTCCTGCTGGACGAGCCCACCACCCACCTCGACATCGGCCACGTCGTGGACCTCCTGGGCACGGTCCGGCGGCTGGCGGGGGAAGGGCGGGCCGTTCTGGCCGTGTTCCACGACCTGAACCTGGCCGCGGCCACCTGCGCCCGCCTAATCGCCCTGTCCGAGGGGCGGGTGGCGGCGGAGGGATCGCCCGAGCGCGTCGTCACCGCCCGCACGCTCCGCCGGGTGTACGGCGTCGACGCCGACGTGCATCCGAACCCCGCCACCGGACGGCCCGTGGTCAGCCTGGGCCCGTCGCCCGCACGGTCGATGCGTCCCCGGCGGCTCCGGGCCCACGTCATCGGCGGCGCGGGCCGGGGGGCGCCGGTCATGCGGGCCCTGGTGGAGCGGGGCTACGAGGTCAGCGCGGGCGTGCTCCACGGCAGCGACACCGACACCATCGTGGCCGAGCGGCTGAACCTGCTGCGCGTCTCGGTTCCGCCGTTCTCGGAGATCGACCCGGCCAGCGCGGAGGATTGCCGCCGGATGATGGCGGGCGTGGACCTGCTGGTGCTGTGCGACGCGCCGTTCGGCCCGGGCAACGTGGAGAACCTCCGCCTGGCCCGGGACGCGGCTCGCGCCGGCACCCGCGTGGTCGTGCTGGAGCAGATCCCCGTGCCCGAACGCGACTTCACGGGCGGCGTCGCCACGGCTCTGTGGAACGAGATCCGGGCGGAGGCCGAGGTGGCCGGGAGCTACGACGCGGTGCTGTCGGTGGTGTCCTGAGCGGTCACGTCGCCGGCCCGCCGGAGCCCGCCGAACTCCTGCTCCGCCCCGGGCGGCGCCGTCGGGATGCAGAACGACACCCGGGTCCCGCCCCCGGGCAGCGGATCGGCCCACAGGATGCCGCCGTGCAGCAGGATCAGCCGCCGGGCCAGGTGCAGCCCGAGCCCCACGCCGGCCCGCTCCTTTCGCAGGATCTCCTCCCCGGTGACGAACGGCTCGGAGAACGCGAGGGACGCGACGTCCCGCCGGAGCCCCAGGCCCCGGTCCATCACCGAGAACAGGATGCCCTCGTCCACCTGACGCAGACGGACCGTCACGCTCGACCCCGGCTGGGAGTACCGGCAGGCGTTGTCCACCAGCTGGGCGATGGCCTCGGAGATCCGCGCGGGATCCACCACGGCCACGACCCGGTCGCCCATGTCCTCGATCAGCCGGACCTGGGAGTACTTCTGGCCCAGACGCTCGGTCACCTCCATGAGGAGCGCCGTCAGGTCGCTGCGGGCCAGATGGAACGTGACGTTGTCGCGGTCCAGGTCGGCGATGGCGAGGATCTCCTCGACCAGGGCCGTCAGCCGGTCCACGGCCTTGTCCATCCGCTTCAGGAACTCGGCGGCGTCATCCTCGGAAAGCTTGCGCTCCCGCAGCAGGTGGGTGATGCCCTTCACGATGGTGACGGGGGTCCGGAGCTCGTGGGACACGTTCGCCAGGAACTCCGCCTTGGCGTGGGTGACCTCCTGGACCTTGATCGTGGCCTCGGCCAGGGCCCGCCCGAGCTCGCTTTCCCGGTGGATGCCGTCGGCCAGCCGCCCCAGGAGCTGCGCCGCGACCCGCGGCGAGACCACGGCGCCGCCGTCCAGCACCGGTCCCAGGGCCTGGATCACCTCGCCGGGGCCGTTGTCCTTCAGCACGTAGGCGTGCGCGCCGGCCCGGATGAGCTCGGCGGCGTCCTCCGGGTCGGGAGAGCCGGCCCAGCAGATCACGCGGCTCTGCGGCGCCGCCGTCCGGAGCCGTTCGATCAGCGCCGTGCCGAACAGGCGGGGGATCACGGGATCGGTGACGATCACGTCCGGCCGGGTCCGCACGGCCAGCTCGACGGTGTGGTACCCGTCCGTGCTCGCCTCGGTGGTCACGTCCCACGCCGAACGGGCCAGCGCGTGCTCGAGCATGGCCACGTCGGGCGGGGAGCCGGAGAGCAGGAGCTTGACGGCCATGTCCTTCATGTATCGACCGAAAGGGCCCCCGATCTGAAATCCGGAAGCCGAAGTAGCCGAAGAAGAGCGGCTACTCCACCAGGCCCCGGCGGATGGCGATGGCCACGGCCTGGGCCCGGTCGTTCGCTCCGAGCTTCTCGAAGATCCGCTCCAGGTGCGTCTTCACCGTGTGCGGCGAGATGCCCAGGTCGTGGGCCACTTCCTTGGTGGTGGAGCCGTAGGCCACCATCTGGAGGATCTGCACCTCGCGCTTGGACAGGGGAGTGTCGGGGCGACGGTCCACGAACCGGACCTCCTCGATGAAGGCCCGGGTCAGGCTGGGATGGATGACCGCCTTGTCCTCCATGGCCAGCCGCGCCGCGTTCACCAGCTCCTCCGCCGAGACGTCCTTCAGCAGGTAGCCGGACACCCCCGCCTGGATGGCCTCGGCGATGGCCTGGCGGGACTCCTCCACGGTGAAAAGGATGACCCGGGTCCCAGGGTTCTCCTCGCGGATGATCCGGGTGGCCTCGATGCCGCCCATCCCGGGCATCCGGACGTCCATGAACACCACGTCCGGGTGCAGCTGGGCCACCGCGTCGACGGCCTCCTCGCCGGTGGTGGCCTGCCCCACGATCTCGACCTCGTCGGAGTTGGCAAGCGTAAACTTCAGGCCGTCCAGGGTGACCGGGTGGTCGTCGACCACCAGGATTCGCATGGGCACGCACGACCTCCCGGGGCGCGTCGGTTGGGGGACTGTCGGTAGAATATCCGTGAGGTGGCGTCCATGAGCGAGATCGACTCAGAAAACGGCAACGGCGAGGTTTCCCCGAACGGGGATGCCGTGGTGGCTCTGAAGGAGCGTGTGCTCGAGGCCCTGTCCAACGTCCACGACCCCGAGCTCGGCATCAACATCGTCGACCTGGGGCTGGTGTACGACGTCCGCATCGAGGAGGGCCTCGTGCACGTCACGTACACCCTGACCACCATGGGCTGCCCGATCGGGCCGCTCATCGAGGGCCAGATGGAGCAGCTCCTGGCCGAGGTGGACGGCGTGAAGGGGTTCGAGGCCGAGATGGTCCTGCGGCCGCCCTGGACCCCAGAGATGATGTCCGAGGAGGCGAAGGCCGCGCTCGGGTACTTCTAGACGAGCGGGTTCCGCTCCCTTCCGGAAGCCGCCCCGAGAAGGCCACGACCCTCGGCCACACGTTGCACCTGCATCGTCGTCAGCTCCGTTTCGCACGGAATCTCTTGCACTTGCAATCCGCGGCGGCCTGGTGCTGTAATTCCTATCTCGCAGATAGGGAATCGACCCAAGGGGAGGTAGCGCATGGCCGAATACGCGAATCCGGACGCCCTCGTCGAGACGGACTGGCTGGAAGAGAACCGGAGCGACCCGTCCATCCGGGTCGTCGAGGTCGACGAGGACACCACCGCCTACGAGAAGGGCCATATCCCTGGGGCGGTGGCCTGGAACTGGACCACCGACCTGCACGCGCCGACCGGCCGTGACTTCGTCAACCAGGAGCAGTTCTCCCGGCTGCTGAATCGGTCCGGGGTCGGCGACGACACCACGGTGGTGCTGTACGGGGGCAACAACAACTGGTTCGCCGCCTACGCCTACTGGCTGGCGCGCTACCTGGGCTACGGCAGCGTCAAGCTCCTGAACGGCGGCAGGAAGAAGTGGGAGCTCGAGTCGCGCGAGCTGACCCAGGACGTACCGTCCTACGACGCCACCGACTGCTCGGTGGAGGGGCCGGTGGTGGGCGACTTCCGGGCGTTCCGAGAGGAAGTCCTGGACAAGGTCAACGAGGGCGAGGCGTCCTTCGTGGATGTGCGCTCCCCGGAGGAGTACCGGGGCGAGAAGCTCGCCCCCGACCACCTCCCGCAGGAGCAAGCGCAGGTCCCCGGCCACATCCCGGGCGCGGCCAACATCCCGTGGAGCAAGGCCGCCAACGACGACGGCACCTTCAAGTCGGCGGACGAGCTCGCGGAGCTGTACCAGGGGGCCGGGGTGACCCCCGACAAGGAGGTCATCGCCTACTGCCGGATCGGGGAGCGCTCGTCGCACACCTGGTTCGTCCTGCGCGAGCTCCTGGGCTACGAGAACGTGAAGAACTACGACGGCAGCTGGACGGAATACGGCTCGCTGGTCGGTGTGCCGGTGGAGAAGGGCTAGCCCGAGCCTCCTCCCCGGTCTCGCGACGCAGGGGGGTGCCGCCTTCGGGCGGCGCCCCCTCCGCGTCTCCAGGCCCCTTTTTCTTCGCGATGGCCCCGCCAGCCGCTGTGGGGCACGGTAATTCCGACTTCCCAGATCGACTTTGAGGTGTCCCGCGGGCTACACTGTGTGTGCACCGGCGGCAGGGGATCCGCGCCCGAAGCGAGGATCTCGACCCGCCGGGTAGAATTCGAGCGAGTCCACCTACGCGATCGAGGTGACCACAGTTGGCAGTCACCCAGGAAGAGCACCTCTCAGAGCTCAGCAAGGGCTATCGCTTCGGCTGGCACGACCCCGAGCACTACGTGTTCCAGCCCAAGAGGGGCCTGTCCGAGGAGGTCGTCGAGGAGATCTCCTGGCTCAAGCAGGAGCCGGAGTGGATGCGCAAGTTCCGCCTGAAGGCGCTCAAGCACTTCCGGGCCCGGCCCATGCCGTGGTGGGGCGCCGACCTGTCCGACATCGACTTCGAGAACATCTACTACTTCATCCGGGCCACCGAGAAGCAGGCCCAGTCCTGGGAGGACCTGCCCGACGACATCAAGGGCACCTGGGACCGCTTGGGCATCCCGGAGGCCGAGAAGAAGTACCTCGGGGGCGTGTCGGCCCAGTACGAGAGCGAGGTCGTCTACCACAAGATCCGCGACGAGCTGGACGCCATGGGCGTGCTCTTCTGCGACATGGACACGGCGCTGCGCGAGCATCCCGACATCGTCAAGGAGTACTTCGGCACGATCATTCCGCCCAACGACAACAAGTTCGCCGCGCTGAATAGCGCTGTCTGGTCAGGCGGCTCGTTCGTTTGGGTGCCGGCCGGCGTGAAGGTGGAAGTCCCGCTGCAGGCTTACTTCCGCATCAACGCCGAGAACA
Encoded here:
- a CDS encoding ATP-binding protein, which translates into the protein MAVKLLLSGSPPDVAMLEHALARSAWDVTTEASTDGYHTVELAVRTRPDVIVTDPVIPRLFGTALIERLRTAAPQSRVICWAGSPDPEDAAELIRAGAHAYVLKDNGPGEVIQALGPVLDGGAVVSPRVAAQLLGRLADGIHRESELGRALAEATIKVQEVTHAKAEFLANVSHELRTPVTIVKGITHLLRERKLSEDDAAEFLKRMDKAVDRLTALVEEILAIADLDRDNVTFHLARSDLTALLMEVTERLGQKYSQVRLIEDMGDRVVAVVDPARISEAIAQLVDNACRYSQPGSSVTVRLRQVDEGILFSVMDRGLGLRRDVASLAFSEPFVTGEEILRKERAGVGLGLHLARRLILLHGGILWADPLPGGGTRVSFCIPTAPPGAEQEFGGLRRAGDVTAQDTTDSTAS
- a CDS encoding metal-sulfur cluster assembly factor; the encoded protein is MSEIDSENGNGEVSPNGDAVVALKERVLEALSNVHDPELGINIVDLGLVYDVRIEEGLVHVTYTLTTMGCPIGPLIEGQMEQLLAEVDGVKGFEAEMVLRPPWTPEMMSEEAKAALGYF
- a CDS encoding ABC transporter ATP-binding protein, with amino-acid sequence MNPRRPAPALVMEDVVAGYGEAEVLHGVSLEVAPGEVVGLLGPNGSGKTTLLRVASRALRPRSGRVTVAGHDPYALSARRAAQLVAVVPQQVLPAFSFSALEVVLMGRSPHRSAWRAGAPEDWALVRRAMESTRVQHLAERPVDELSGGERQLVILAQALAQDAPVLLLDEPTTHLDIGHVVDLLGTVRRLAGEGRAVLAVFHDLNLAAATCARLIALSEGRVAAEGSPERVVTARTLRRVYGVDADVHPNPATGRPVVSLGPSPARSMRPRRLRAHVIGGAGRGAPVMRALVERGYEVSAGVLHGSDTDTIVAERLNLLRVSVPPFSEIDPASAEDCRRMMAGVDLLVLCDAPFGPGNVENLRLARDAARAGTRVVVLEQIPVPERDFTGGVATALWNEIRAEAEVAGSYDAVLSVVS
- a CDS encoding helical backbone metal receptor — translated: MNRCVTRLAVPLILAAVMAAGCASRSTTTPAASPRSPAASATSATASTSSPSSVAPASAFPVTLTDDDGVSVTLKAPPQRIVTFAPANTEILFALGLGDRVVGVSGRYDNYPPAARQIEEVGGSTGVAPNIEKVVSLQPDLLLATSGGEDWKQRLRQVGVTVFSIDATSFDDVLHDIQTVGKLTGAEQPAAALAANMAAEAAEIKARVAAAPAVSCFYEVYYQPPVYTVGPGSFVFSLLKLAGCDPVTANLNTQYPQMSVEAIVRADPDVYLVDSLSAPSVAAVAKRPGYDALSAVRDQRVVFIDSDLVTRPGPRVVDGLRELADALHPSSG
- a CDS encoding sulfurtransferase; translation: MAEYANPDALVETDWLEENRSDPSIRVVEVDEDTTAYEKGHIPGAVAWNWTTDLHAPTGRDFVNQEQFSRLLNRSGVGDDTTVVLYGGNNNWFAAYAYWLARYLGYGSVKLLNGGRKKWELESRELTQDVPSYDATDCSVEGPVVGDFRAFREEVLDKVNEGEASFVDVRSPEEYRGEKLAPDHLPQEQAQVPGHIPGAANIPWSKAANDDGTFKSADELAELYQGAGVTPDKEVIAYCRIGERSSHTWFVLRELLGYENVKNYDGSWTEYGSLVGVPVEKG
- a CDS encoding iron ABC transporter permease → MGGRRFRVTLAVLAAALLVAVLLGVGLGAVWISPLTTLRLFAWKVHLAGRPDVSRATEVIVFQLRLPRVLLAVVVGAGLAVAGTVFQGLFRNPMADPAVIGVSSGAALGATVVIVAGGTGALGGLGVPLAAFAGAVATAFLVYRLARIGPAVHAATLLLAGIAVAAVVSAGISLVMSFTSQQIQNIYFWLLGGLGGRSWGQLEAAGGLVAAGVVAAFALAPSLNLFTLGEERAAQLGVELDRFKRQSMVVGSLLAAAAVSVSGVIGFVGLMTPHLLRTVVGSDHRRLLPAAVLGGPTLLILADLAARTAVAPEELPVGAVTAVLGGPFFLYLLRRERRTAPGMVPA
- a CDS encoding response regulator transcription factor, which gives rise to MRILVVDDHPVTLDGLKFTLANSDEVEIVGQATTGEEAVDAVAQLHPDVVFMDVRMPGMGGIEATRIIREENPGTRVILFTVEESRQAIAEAIQAGVSGYLLKDVSAEELVNAARLAMEDKAVIHPSLTRAFIEEVRFVDRRPDTPLSKREVQILQMVAYGSTTKEVAHDLGISPHTVKTHLERIFEKLGANDRAQAVAIAIRRGLVE